A genomic window from Betta splendens chromosome 24, fBetSpl5.4, whole genome shotgun sequence includes:
- the tcte1 gene encoding dynein regulatory complex subunit 5 isoform X2: MSNAPYPPVARHHPADGLRKTRRIIAEDLDWVLATVPSLSQLCLQSIVQNFQERPVFEELSPIEKDFIQERLSPSVPLGVTANVVSDGVYWKRCCEQRWDLCDVSNYDHSWKRMFFERHMESIIELFIPDVTDPKTVLDMVSLCGNYVKRLDISQLLPPIKEPEKEEEKNSSDLASDYEVETPSMDHFDFSILLDKLTCLEKLHLVYRVKQCGMNFVWNMFEMTDRDCESLAKALKSCKTLKVLKINQSNINDNLCRRLVKNLLDHPSLRELDFSHNLIGDRGARALGKLLSNSKLEILNLCDNDIRDPGAKAIAHALSKNSTLLFLSLRLNRLSDEGGKAIGQALLKNNTLLQLHLGANRVTGPTAVALSKALAQNNTLKSINLSCNNLGEIRVENVQ, encoded by the exons ATGTCAAATGCCCCATATCCTCCAGTGGCCCGACACCACCCAGCAGATGGCCTCAGAAAAACCAGGAGGATCATCGCTGAAGATCTGGACTGGGTCCTAGCCACAGTCCCGTCTTTATCACAACTCTGCTTGCAAAGCATCGTTCAAAACTTCCAGG AAAGGCCCGTTTTTGAAGAGCTTTCGCCCATAGAGAAAGACTTCATTCAGGAGAGACTGTCTCCGTCTGTGCCTCTGGGCGTCACAGCCAACGTGGTCAGTGATGGCGTCTACTGGAAGCGGTGCTGCGAGCAGCGATGGGACCTGTGTGACGTTTCCAACTACGACCATAGctggaagcggatgttctttgagAGGCACATGGAGAGTATTATTGAACTCTTTATACCTGATGTAACAGATCCAAAGACCGTTCTCGACATGGTCTCACTCTGTGGAAACTATGTCAAGAGGCTGGACATCTCCCAGCTGCTGCCACCTATAAAGGAgccagagaaggaggaggagaaaaacagctcAGACTTAGCAAGTGACTATGAAGTTGAGACGCCCTCTATGGACCACTTTGACTTCAGCATCCTGCTTGACAAGCTGACCTGCCTGGAAAAGCTCCATTTAGTGTACAGGGTCAAACAATGTGGAATGAACTTTGTGTGGAATATGTTTGAGATGACTGACAGAGACTGTGAATCTCTTGCCAAGGCTCTTAAATCCTGTAAGACCTTGAAG GTTTTAAAGATCAACCAAAGTAACATTAATGATAACTTGTGTAGGCGTCTGGTGAAAAACCTACTGGACCACCCATCCCTGAGGGAGCTCGACTTCTCTCACAACCTGATCGGAGACAGAGGAGCCAGAGCACTTGGCAAACTCCTCAGCAATAGCAAACTAGAGATCCTGAACTTGTGTGACAACGATATCAGAGACCCAGGGGCCAAAGCTATAGCGCATGCCTTGTCCAAGAACTCCACCCTGTTGTTCCTCAGTCTACGTCTCAACCGGCTCAGTGACGAAGGGGGTAAGGCCATAGGGCAGGCCTTGCTGAAAAACAACACTTTACTTCAGTTACACCTTGGAGCCAATAGGGTGACGGGGCCCACTGCCGTTGCGTTGTCTAAAGCTCTGGCTCAAAATAACACCCTGAAGAGCATCAATCTGTCCTGCAACAACCTGGGTGAG ATACGTGTGGAAAATGTGCAATAA